One region of bacterium genomic DNA includes:
- the rplB gene encoding 50S ribosomal protein L2 — MPVKIYKPTSPARRKTSVVDYGVLSRHARPPKRLRSSVRKTGGRNNLGRITTRHHGGGMRQMYRMIDFHQDKLDIPGVIQSLEYDPIRTSFIVLVAYMDGEKRYHLAWEGAKVGDKMITGEKTEPSIGCRMPLTAIPSGTEIFNIELRPGQGGQIVRSAGSSAILQEVEGGSAHLKMPSSEIRLVPAGCWATIGKVSNSDHRIERIGAAGRNRRLGIRPSVRGKAMNPCDHPHGGGEGHNPIGLRHPKTPWGKHAFGVKTRNKKKYSNQFIIQRRKKK, encoded by the coding sequence ATGCCTGTAAAGATTTACAAACCAACCAGTCCGGCCCGCCGAAAAACATCCGTTGTTGATTACGGTGTTTTAAGCAGACATGCCCGTCCGCCAAAGCGTCTTCGAAGTTCTGTGCGCAAGACCGGTGGTCGCAATAACCTTGGTCGTATTACGACGCGTCATCACGGTGGTGGAATGCGTCAAATGTACCGCATGATCGATTTTCATCAAGACAAACTGGATATCCCAGGTGTGATTCAATCTTTGGAATATGATCCAATTCGTACAAGCTTTATCGTATTGGTTGCTTATATGGATGGTGAAAAGCGTTATCATTTGGCCTGGGAAGGCGCCAAGGTTGGCGACAAAATGATAACCGGTGAAAAGACGGAACCGAGCATAGGTTGTCGTATGCCACTTACGGCGATTCCATCCGGTACGGAAATTTTCAACATTGAATTGCGCCCGGGACAAGGTGGTCAAATCGTTCGTTCTGCCGGCTCGTCCGCTATTTTACAAGAAGTTGAAGGCGGTTCCGCCCACTTGAAAATGCCAAGCAGTGAAATCCGTTTGGTGCCGGCCGGTTGTTGGGCTACAATTGGCAAAGTCAGTAATTCCGATCATCGTATTGAACGCATTGGTGCTGCCGGTAGAAATCGTCGCTTGGGGATTCGTCCAAGTGTCCGCGGAAAAGCCATGAATCCCTGTGATCATCCGCACGGTGGTGGTGAGGGTCATAACCCAATCGGTTTGCGTCATCCAAAAACCCCGTGGGGTAAACATGCTTTTGGTGTGAAGACAAGAAATAAGAAGAAGTATTCCAATCAGTTTATTATTCAAAGAAGGAAGAAGAAATAA
- the rpsS gene encoding 30S ribosomal protein S19, producing MSRSLKKGPYVDERVIKKVQNKRPGDRTPIKTWSRACSITPEMVGVQFQVHNGKDFITVNCTEDMVGHKLGEFSPTRKFIRHGGQMAKEEAQKVALAASSALKAPEEKGK from the coding sequence ATGTCTCGATCTCTCAAGAAGGGTCCCTACGTGGACGAACGGGTAATTAAGAAGGTGCAAAATAAGCGCCCGGGCGATCGTACGCCAATTAAGACCTGGTCCCGAGCTTGCTCGATTACACCGGAAATGGTTGGCGTTCAATTTCAGGTGCATAACGGAAAAGATTTTATTACCGTAAATTGCACGGAAGATATGGTTGGGCACAAGCTTGGTGAATTTTCTCCGACGCGTAAGTTTATTCGTCACGGTGGTCAGATGGCCAAGGAAGAAGCGCAAAAAGTTGCGTTAGCCGCGTCCTCCGCTCTGAAGGCGCCGGAAGAGAAAGGAAAGTAA
- the rplC gene encoding 50S ribosomal protein L3 produces MMKAILAKKIGMTTIFETDGKSVPVTLMQAGPCQVTLVREMGEKGKQVQLGFGEKKEKNMTKAELGHLKELPHFRTLKAYNFEKTDLKRGDVVDVNTFKVGDIVNVTGTSRGMGFAGVVKRHHFHGHNATHGTKHAERAPGSIGSGWPQHVLKGMRMAGRMGGAKVTTKGLQVVDVVPNTNILVVRGAVPGPKNSLLSIVGE; encoded by the coding sequence ATAATGAAAGCAATTTTAGCCAAAAAGATCGGCATGACAACGATTTTTGAAACGGACGGAAAGTCCGTTCCTGTTACGTTAATGCAAGCCGGTCCTTGCCAAGTTACCTTGGTTCGTGAAATGGGTGAAAAAGGCAAGCAAGTGCAACTTGGTTTTGGCGAGAAAAAAGAAAAGAATATGACAAAAGCCGAACTTGGTCACCTGAAAGAACTTCCGCATTTTAGAACATTGAAGGCCTATAATTTTGAAAAGACTGACTTAAAACGTGGTGATGTGGTAGACGTCAATACGTTTAAGGTCGGTGATATCGTCAATGTGACAGGAACATCTCGAGGTATGGGTTTTGCCGGTGTCGTAAAACGACATCATTTTCATGGCCACAACGCGACGCACGGTACAAAGCACGCCGAACGTGCCCCGGGTTCCATCGGTTCCGGTTGGCCCCAACACGTTTTGAAAGGTATGCGTATGGCTGGTCGGATGGGTGGCGCGAAGGTTACAACCAAGGGTCTTCAAGTTGTTGATGTTGTGCCAAATACGAACATTTTGGTTGTGCGTGGCGCCGTTCCCGGTCCGAAGAATTCGCTTTTAAGTATTGTGGGAGAGTAA
- the rpsH gene encoding 30S ribosomal protein S8, translating into MDQIANMVTSIKNASAARLTVVRVPYSKLKHQIADVLRKEGMIGPVTTMEEGPQRVLEMTLLYQDTVPVINDIQRVSKPSRRWYVRQDEIPHVLSGIGIAVISTSKGLMTDKEARRQKIGGEVICKVW; encoded by the coding sequence ATGGATCAAATTGCAAACATGGTAACGAGTATCAAGAACGCTTCGGCGGCAAGGCTTACTGTTGTACGTGTTCCATACTCTAAACTTAAGCATCAAATTGCCGATGTGCTTCGCAAAGAAGGCATGATTGGTCCGGTTACAACGATGGAAGAAGGCCCACAGCGTGTTTTAGAAATGACACTTTTGTATCAAGATACTGTCCCGGTGATTAATGATATCCAGCGCGTCAGCAAACCGTCCCGTCGTTGGTATGTGCGTCAAGATGAAATTCCTCATGTTTTGTCCGGTATCGGTATCGCGGTTATCTCCACCTCAAAAGGTTTGATGACCGACAAAGAAGCGCGCCGTCAGAAAATTGGTGGAGAAGTTATTTGTAAAGTTTGGTAA
- the rplV gene encoding 50S ribosomal protein L22 → MDIHARLGFIRIAPRKVRLVAKELRGLSIKQAISTLQFLPQRSSGPLLKLLQSAVANAKHNYELDAEKLFVREVRVGGGTKLKRFMPRSKGAAFRIEKKTSHIDMFLAEREPSKKKIEGKKSEIVRRKIEDLSAEDLAVKKEKTSTETEATSTGAVKKAASPKSSRQAFQRRAGEG, encoded by the coding sequence ATGGACATACACGCTCGACTAGGTTTTATACGGATTGCCCCTCGCAAAGTGCGTTTGGTAGCTAAAGAGCTACGCGGTCTTTCAATAAAGCAAGCGATTTCTACTCTACAGTTTTTGCCACAACGCAGTTCCGGTCCTCTGTTGAAACTTTTGCAATCGGCGGTTGCTAACGCGAAACATAACTATGAATTGGATGCCGAGAAGTTATTTGTTAGGGAAGTGCGAGTTGGTGGTGGAACGAAACTTAAGCGTTTTATGCCAAGATCCAAAGGTGCCGCTTTCCGCATTGAAAAGAAGACTTCCCACATTGATATGTTTTTAGCAGAACGTGAGCCAAGTAAGAAGAAGATTGAAGGAAAGAAATCTGAAATTGTAAGACGAAAGATTGAAGATTTATCCGCGGAGGATCTTGCCGTGAAGAAAGAGAAAACGAGCACGGAAACAGAAGCGACTTCAACCGGCGCGGTAAAAAAGGCCGCCTCGCCGAAGAGTTCACGTCAAGCATTCCAAAGACGTGCAGGCGAAGGATAA
- the rplX gene encoding 50S ribosomal protein L24, with the protein MVKKLEKVLKIKIKKGDTVKMLSGKDRDKTGKVLVVFPKEGRLVVDGANIVKKHIRPRKAGEKGQTVAIPSKVPVSRTMLICPSCGKATRVGLRRTVATDGKSTRDRICKKCSAIIA; encoded by the coding sequence ATGGTAAAGAAACTTGAAAAAGTGTTGAAGATAAAGATTAAGAAAGGCGACACCGTAAAAATGTTGTCCGGTAAAGATCGTGACAAGACGGGAAAGGTGTTGGTTGTATTTCCTAAAGAAGGTCGTTTGGTTGTAGATGGCGCCAATATCGTAAAGAAACACATTCGTCCGCGTAAAGCCGGTGAAAAAGGACAAACGGTTGCTATTCCGTCAAAGGTTCCGGTTTCTCGCACAATGCTTATTTGTCCGTCTTGCGGAAAAGCCACGCGCGTCGGATTAAGACGCACGGTTGCGACGGACGGCAAGAGTACCCGTGATCGAATTTGCAAAAAATGTTCAGCTATTATTGCTTAA
- the rplW gene encoding 50S ribosomal protein L23, whose translation MSILSVFKKKETKADIVAAEALDKKENGVEKPAKKVKEVKEEKTSVDLSSFKGIKANVLIRPIVTEKSAILSADGRYTFQIADYATKQEIHQIVEKRFKVHVTRVNVVTVHPKKRMRGAIEGRISGYRKAVVFVRKGEVIDFTK comes from the coding sequence ATGAGTATTCTCTCCGTATTCAAGAAAAAAGAAACCAAGGCTGATATTGTCGCGGCAGAAGCGTTGGACAAAAAAGAAAATGGTGTCGAGAAACCTGCAAAAAAAGTCAAGGAAGTAAAGGAAGAAAAAACTTCCGTCGACCTTTCGTCTTTTAAGGGAATTAAGGCCAATGTTTTGATTCGTCCGATTGTTACGGAAAAATCCGCCATCCTTTCCGCGGATGGTCGTTATACATTTCAAATTGCCGATTACGCTACTAAGCAAGAAATTCACCAGATTGTGGAAAAACGTTTTAAGGTGCATGTGACGCGCGTCAATGTTGTGACAGTGCATCCAAAAAAGCGCATGCGTGGCGCGATTGAGGGCAGGATTTCGGGATACAGAAAAGCAGTGGTGTTTGTGCGCAAGGGTGAGGTTATTGATTTTACAAAATGA
- a CDS encoding GH3 auxin-responsive promoter family protein, with product MNFTTTICNSVWLASVSFGARRWYNSINEVEIAQTKCLKAIVVGNRETAFGQEHQFREIHSISNFQQLVPIRSYEDLVPYVKRIEGGENGVLTSERVQRFGVTSGSTMASKLVPYTKSLIAQFQEGIAPWIFSLMTEYPSIIGGKAYWSVTPVGVKVRHTQGGIPIGFDDEKNYLGVVGQSVFEHVMAAPSELALVSDMDSFRYATLRFLLQERGLTWISVWNPSFLSLLLSPLYSWADRLIWDIRKGALSVELNVEKEVAGRIRKRLQRLPARAEELGQILSPGKQANIYEAIWPNLRLISCWADGNAQVAASRLQRDFSNCVVQPKGLMATEAFVSFPLRNSGSALSVNSHFFEFEEDDSESVCLAHQLNVGKRYSVIVTTGGGFYRYRLNDVVEVVGFKRSCPLICFVGRKDKVVDVCGEKMNEVFVGKVLGQLMAESGIVAKFAMIAPDTLQGEVVRYVLFLQFCDRHVLDGHSAVLFCQRLDGRLRENFHYDYCRRLGQLEHCALFLIDHGQDANNTYLQTCGELGQRIGDVKQAVLHPFQKWMSKFNGKLFNSI from the coding sequence ATGAACTTCACAACCACCATTTGTAACAGTGTTTGGTTGGCTAGTGTCAGTTTTGGGGCGAGAAGGTGGTATAACTCAATTAACGAAGTGGAAATCGCTCAAACAAAGTGTCTCAAGGCTATTGTTGTCGGGAACAGGGAAACAGCGTTTGGACAAGAACATCAATTCCGTGAAATTCATTCAATTTCCAATTTCCAACAACTAGTGCCAATTCGTTCTTATGAAGATTTAGTTCCGTATGTGAAACGCATAGAAGGGGGGGAGAATGGTGTTTTGACCAGCGAGAGGGTTCAGAGATTTGGTGTGACAAGCGGATCAACAATGGCATCCAAACTCGTGCCATACACCAAGTCATTGATCGCGCAGTTTCAGGAGGGAATAGCGCCGTGGATTTTTTCGCTTATGACAGAATACCCCAGTATCATTGGCGGCAAAGCTTACTGGTCGGTGACGCCGGTTGGGGTCAAGGTTCGCCATACGCAGGGTGGAATTCCAATTGGTTTTGATGATGAAAAAAACTATCTTGGAGTGGTGGGGCAATCGGTTTTTGAACACGTGATGGCTGCACCGTCAGAATTAGCGTTGGTCTCAGACATGGATTCGTTTAGGTACGCCACGCTGAGGTTTTTGCTACAGGAGAGAGGATTAACATGGATTTCCGTTTGGAACCCCTCATTTCTAAGTCTGCTTCTTTCGCCATTATACAGTTGGGCTGATAGGTTGATTTGGGACATTCGTAAGGGTGCGCTGTCAGTTGAACTCAATGTTGAAAAAGAGGTAGCTGGTCGCATTCGAAAACGTCTCCAAAGGCTTCCAGCGCGAGCCGAGGAATTGGGGCAGATATTGTCTCCGGGGAAACAAGCGAATATTTACGAGGCAATCTGGCCCAATCTTCGACTTATTAGTTGTTGGGCGGATGGAAATGCGCAGGTGGCAGCAAGTCGGCTTCAGCGTGATTTTTCAAACTGTGTTGTTCAGCCCAAGGGTTTGATGGCGACGGAGGCTTTCGTATCTTTTCCTCTAAGAAATAGTGGTTCGGCGCTGTCTGTTAACTCGCATTTTTTTGAGTTCGAGGAGGATGATAGCGAAAGTGTGTGTTTGGCACATCAGTTAAACGTGGGGAAAAGGTATTCAGTAATAGTTACAACAGGGGGTGGATTCTATCGCTACCGACTAAATGATGTTGTGGAAGTTGTCGGTTTCAAACGAAGTTGTCCTCTTATCTGCTTTGTTGGTCGAAAGGACAAGGTTGTTGATGTTTGCGGAGAAAAGATGAACGAGGTGTTTGTGGGCAAAGTGCTAGGACAGTTGATGGCAGAGAGCGGTATCGTAGCAAAATTTGCCATGATAGCACCTGACACCCTTCAAGGCGAAGTAGTGCGCTATGTGTTGTTTCTGCAGTTTTGTGATCGGCATGTCCTTGACGGCCACTCTGCAGTGCTCTTCTGTCAAAGGCTCGATGGTCGTCTTAGGGAAAACTTTCACTACGATTACTGTCGGCGTCTCGGACAACTCGAGCATTGCGCGCTCTTCCTGATTGACCACGGACAGGATGCAAACAATACGTATTTGCAGACGTGTGGTGAGTTAGGACAGCGGATCGGGGACGTGAAACAAGCGGTTCTGCATCCGTTTCAGAAATGGATGAGCAAATTTAATGGAAAACTTTTTAATAGCATCTGA
- the rpsC gene encoding 30S ribosomal protein S3: protein MSHRCHPRGLRIGITGTWASRWFADRPLEYRTQLKEDTILRKLVRDKFRTGMVHVVDIERTPRAITFNIKTARPAVVIGRGGSGIEEMRKELRIRLGSEKDIRVNVQEVKRPDRDAGTVALSIADQLERRMPFRRILKQSIGRIMQSGAKGARIKVKGRLNGADIARTEWLGDGNLPLHTLRANITYGEATAFTTFGTIGVKVWMYTDDKVSE from the coding sequence ATGTCTCATCGTTGTCATCCCCGCGGTTTACGTATCGGTATTACAGGTACTTGGGCTTCCAGGTGGTTTGCTGATCGTCCTTTGGAATATCGTACCCAGTTAAAAGAAGATACTATCTTGCGTAAATTAGTCCGCGATAAGTTTCGCACGGGTATGGTGCATGTTGTTGATATTGAACGCACACCGCGCGCCATTACTTTCAATATTAAGACGGCGCGTCCGGCAGTCGTAATCGGACGCGGTGGCAGTGGTATCGAGGAAATGCGTAAAGAATTGCGTATACGCTTGGGCAGTGAAAAAGATATTCGCGTAAATGTTCAAGAAGTTAAGCGTCCGGATCGCGATGCCGGTACTGTCGCATTATCAATTGCCGATCAACTGGAACGTCGCATGCCTTTCCGCAGAATCTTGAAGCAATCGATAGGTCGTATTATGCAATCCGGTGCCAAAGGGGCGCGTATCAAGGTTAAGGGCCGTTTGAATGGCGCGGATATTGCCCGCACGGAATGGTTGGGCGATGGAAATCTTCCTTTACACACTTTGCGTGCCAACATTACTTATGGTGAAGCGACCGCGTTTACAACCTTTGGTACGATCGGTGTCAAAGTTTGGATGTATACCGATGACAAAGTTAGCGAATAA
- the rpsQ gene encoding 30S ribosomal protein S17, with the protein MTKVTQKTEEVVSEKHPQRLTGIVVSAGKMTKTIAVKVDRLVWHLKLHKQYSRSKKYLVHDEKGEAKMNDKVTIEKCRPMSARKNFRLVSIVTSAVIKGETV; encoded by the coding sequence ATGACTAAAGTTACTCAAAAAACAGAAGAAGTAGTATCTGAAAAACACCCGCAACGGTTGACTGGGATTGTCGTGTCTGCAGGAAAGATGACCAAAACAATTGCGGTTAAAGTGGACCGTTTGGTATGGCATTTGAAATTACACAAGCAATATAGTCGTTCAAAGAAATATTTGGTGCATGATGAAAAAGGGGAAGCGAAAATGAATGATAAGGTGACGATTGAAAAATGTCGTCCAATGTCCGCCCGTAAGAATTTTCGCTTAGTGAGTATTGTTACATCGGCCGTAATTAAAGGAGAAACAGTATGA
- the rpmC gene encoding 50S ribosomal protein L29: MKAKELRQIAPETLKVKVEELRAQIEQMRFGSAKGSEKNVKKLSMVRHELARCLTVLHESRLSPSRVEGSTLSNVEGLTILTEHENNSHSSTK; the protein is encoded by the coding sequence ATGAAAGCAAAAGAATTAAGACAAATTGCGCCGGAAACTTTGAAAGTCAAAGTAGAAGAATTGCGTGCCCAAATTGAACAAATGCGTTTTGGGTCGGCGAAGGGAAGCGAAAAAAATGTTAAGAAATTATCGATGGTCCGTCATGAATTAGCGAGATGCTTGACCGTTCTACACGAGTCACGGTTATCCCCGAGCCGAGTCGAGGGGTCAACCCTGAGCAACGTCGAAGGGTTGACAATTCTTACGGAACATGAGAATAATTCTCATTCATCTACGAAATAA
- a CDS encoding type Z 30S ribosomal protein S14 has protein sequence MAKASQIAKAKKKPKFSTRIVRRCFRCGRRRGYMRDFDMCRICFRELASRGEIPGVKKASW, from the coding sequence ATGGCTAAAGCCTCACAAATCGCGAAAGCAAAGAAGAAGCCGAAGTTTTCTACACGAATTGTTCGAAGATGTTTCCGTTGTGGTCGTCGTCGTGGGTATATGCGTGATTTCGATATGTGTCGTATTTGCTTCAGAGAGCTTGCCAGTCGTGGTGAAATCCCCGGAGTGAAAAAAGCGTCTTGGTAA
- the rplE gene encoding 50S ribosomal protein L5, whose protein sequence is MTKSSLNSKETYLQNALPILKEKLKRENLMSLPRVDHIVVASGVGKHAKEGKFLEDVEKGLVLLTGQKPAQTLSKKSIAGFKLRENQVAGLMVTLRGKRMDDFLKKLIHVVFPRVRDFRGVQSKCIDQNGNMSVGIREAAAFPEVDPQKIETIFGLQVTVVTTAKNKEEAKVLFESIGFPLTDAAIEDTKVFGVQKKTSSKKHA, encoded by the coding sequence ATGACGAAGTCTAGTCTCAACTCCAAAGAAACATATCTCCAAAACGCGTTGCCAATTTTGAAAGAAAAATTGAAACGTGAGAATTTGATGTCCTTACCAAGGGTTGATCACATTGTTGTGGCGTCGGGTGTTGGTAAGCACGCCAAAGAAGGTAAGTTTTTGGAAGACGTGGAAAAAGGTTTGGTTTTGCTCACCGGCCAAAAACCGGCCCAAACATTATCCAAGAAATCCATTGCCGGTTTTAAACTTCGCGAAAATCAAGTTGCCGGTTTAATGGTTACATTGCGTGGTAAGCGTATGGACGACTTTTTGAAGAAACTGATTCATGTTGTTTTTCCTCGTGTTCGAGATTTCCGTGGTGTTCAAAGCAAATGTATCGATCAGAATGGCAACATGTCCGTCGGGATTCGCGAAGCGGCTGCCTTTCCGGAAGTAGATCCGCAGAAAATTGAAACGATCTTCGGCTTGCAAGTTACGGTTGTTACCACTGCCAAGAATAAGGAAGAAGCGAAAGTTTTGTTTGAAAGTATTGGTTTCCCGCTGACAGACGCGGCGATTGAAGACACGAAGGTTTTCGGAGTTCAAAAAAAGACGAGTAGCAAGAAGCACGCTTAA
- a CDS encoding radical SAM protein encodes MTRILFIMPDAHMHKLKLFGFTKSLREAPLTLTTLASMVPSGHHITIVDGSIDPIPMDYKADIVAISCITGTCRQGYVLADHFRHKGSYVVIGGVHASILPDEAQEHADTVIVGPAEFSWPTFLTDYSSEKQKKRYGSIDCYHDDVLRDVPLPRRDLQRNSGYTLPATVQATRGCKHRCDFCCVNAVWPRFVKRPIADVIRDISSLPGKRMVFNDVSLVDDVEYAKELFRAMIPLRKHWGGLATVLVVKDDELVDLMMRSGCKYLLLGFESGNQGVLKDIAKGFNHAINYHEVVDKLHAHDITIQGCFVFGFDHDTEDVFESTVATVDDLGIDIPRYSIYTPYPGTPLFERLQSEGRIISLNWNNYDTMHVVFQPKLMTPERLYDGFKWSYKQTFKIPRIARRTMWNGRHPSVINFVGNLAYRIFVRRLYREERFARPFMP; translated from the coding sequence ATGACAAGAATACTGTTCATTATGCCCGACGCGCACATGCACAAGTTGAAATTGTTTGGATTCACAAAGTCTTTGCGTGAAGCACCACTAACCCTCACCACTCTCGCCTCGATGGTTCCTAGTGGCCACCACATAACGATTGTCGACGGCAGTATTGACCCAATCCCCATGGACTACAAAGCGGACATAGTAGCGATAAGTTGTATAACGGGCACATGTCGACAAGGCTACGTATTGGCAGATCATTTCAGACACAAGGGTTCATACGTGGTTATTGGCGGAGTGCATGCTTCAATCCTGCCTGACGAGGCACAGGAACATGCAGATACTGTAATAGTGGGACCAGCGGAATTCTCCTGGCCGACATTTCTTACCGACTATTCTTCTGAAAAACAAAAGAAGCGTTATGGAAGTATCGACTGCTACCACGACGACGTTCTCAGGGATGTGCCTTTACCAAGAAGAGATCTCCAAAGAAATAGCGGTTACACACTGCCGGCAACAGTCCAAGCAACAAGGGGTTGTAAACATCGATGCGATTTCTGTTGCGTCAATGCAGTGTGGCCGAGATTTGTTAAACGACCCATAGCAGACGTGATCAGAGACATTTCGTCATTGCCTGGCAAGAGGATGGTTTTCAACGATGTGAGTCTTGTCGACGATGTCGAATACGCAAAAGAACTCTTTAGGGCAATGATCCCTCTCAGAAAACATTGGGGTGGATTAGCGACTGTGCTTGTGGTCAAAGACGATGAACTCGTTGATTTAATGATGCGGAGCGGTTGTAAGTATCTTCTGCTTGGGTTTGAATCGGGAAATCAAGGTGTGCTAAAAGACATTGCCAAAGGGTTCAACCACGCAATCAACTACCACGAAGTTGTCGATAAACTACACGCGCATGACATAACAATCCAGGGCTGCTTCGTTTTTGGTTTCGATCACGACACAGAAGATGTCTTTGAAAGTACGGTGGCAACAGTAGACGATCTTGGAATCGACATCCCTCGCTATTCCATTTACACACCATACCCGGGAACACCACTTTTTGAACGATTGCAATCCGAGGGAAGAATCATCAGTCTTAACTGGAATAATTACGACACAATGCATGTAGTATTCCAGCCAAAGCTAATGACACCAGAACGCTTGTATGACGGCTTCAAGTGGTCCTACAAACAAACGTTTAAAATACCGCGCATCGCAAGACGAACAATGTGGAACGGAAGGCACCCATCGGTAATCAATTTCGTCGGCAATCTCGCATACAGAATCTTCGTAAGAAGATTATATCGAGAAGAAAGATTCGCCCGTCCATTTATGCCCTAG
- the rplN gene encoding 50S ribosomal protein L14 has translation MIQMRTMLSVADNSGATLLQCIKVIGNTGRRYSYMGDMIVCSVKSAQPRGLVKKGDVVRAVVVRQRKEVSRADGSHIRFDENAAVVLQKDSKEPMGTRIFGPIAREVRDKGYQKIISLAPEVW, from the coding sequence ATGATTCAGATGCGCACAATGCTTTCGGTTGCCGACAACTCCGGAGCGACACTTTTGCAGTGTATAAAAGTTATCGGTAACACCGGTCGTCGCTATTCTTATATGGGTGATATGATTGTTTGTTCCGTTAAATCGGCGCAACCGCGTGGCTTGGTAAAAAAGGGTGATGTGGTGAGAGCGGTTGTTGTTCGTCAACGCAAAGAAGTTTCTCGCGCGGATGGTTCCCATATTCGTTTTGATGAGAACGCGGCGGTGGTTTTGCAAAAAGATTCGAAGGAACCGATGGGAACGCGTATTTTTGGACCCATCGCGCGTGAAGTGCGTGATAAAGGTTATCAAAAAATTATTTCATTAGCCCCAGAAGTATGGTAA
- the rplD gene encoding 50S ribosomal protein L4, whose protein sequence is MEINILNLEGKKVATQDSFSAWDNKTVSPILLHQVAVNFDTNKRVSRAHTKDRSERRGGGIKPWKQKGTGRARAGSSRSPIWRKGGVAFGPRAERNYTSHTPKGMNRTALAGVLVGKIKDEEMVVLNDLPKITGKTKELVAAFGKLPVKGIVLFLVSGDKVTRAPYLRASRNLQDVIVKNPEVITANDLLRTTTIVTDKAGIAVLETRISDKV, encoded by the coding sequence ATGGAAATTAATATTTTAAACTTAGAAGGAAAGAAAGTGGCGACGCAAGACAGTTTTTCCGCTTGGGACAATAAAACCGTTTCGCCGATTTTGTTACATCAAGTGGCCGTTAATTTCGATACCAACAAGCGCGTTAGTCGCGCTCACACCAAAGATCGTTCCGAACGTCGTGGTGGCGGTATTAAGCCGTGGAAACAAAAAGGGACTGGTCGCGCGCGTGCCGGTTCCAGTCGTTCGCCAATTTGGCGTAAGGGTGGTGTCGCTTTTGGTCCTCGCGCGGAACGAAACTACACGTCACACACCCCGAAAGGTATGAATCGCACGGCCCTGGCCGGTGTTTTGGTTGGAAAAATTAAGGATGAAGAAATGGTTGTCTTAAATGATTTACCAAAAATCACAGGTAAGACCAAAGAGTTGGTCGCGGCGTTTGGTAAGTTGCCGGTAAAAGGGATCGTTTTGTTTTTGGTTTCGGGCGATAAAGTCACCCGCGCGCCCTACTTGCGCGCCAGTCGAAATTTGCAAGATGTGATTGTGAAAAATCCGGAAGTGATTACGGCCAACGATTTGCTTCGTACAACCACAATTGTAACCGATAAGGCCGGCATCGCTGTTTTAGAAACCCGTATCAGCGATAAAGTATAA
- the rplP gene encoding 50S ribosomal protein L16, which yields MPLLNPKKVKHRKHQKGSVRGVSVAGSTLAFGQYGLRALESRWITARQLEAARRAMTRFMQRSGKVWIRVFPDKPITKKGAEVPMGSGKGAVDHFVAVVRRGRIILEVDGLDEATTKRAIRLASDKLPVKTAFVCKTSSL from the coding sequence ATGCCACTTTTGAATCCCAAAAAAGTCAAACACCGTAAGCATCAAAAAGGTTCGGTGCGAGGAGTCTCTGTTGCCGGTTCAACGTTAGCGTTTGGCCAGTACGGTTTGCGCGCGCTCGAAAGTCGCTGGATTACCGCGCGTCAACTGGAAGCGGCGCGTCGCGCGATGACACGCTTTATGCAACGTTCCGGTAAAGTTTGGATCCGTGTGTTCCCGGACAAGCCGATTACGAAGAAGGGCGCGGAAGTACCAATGGGATCCGGTAAGGGCGCGGTCGACCACTTTGTGGCGGTTGTGCGCAGAGGGCGTATTATTTTAGAAGTTGACGGATTGGATGAAGCAACAACAAAACGCGCGATCCGTTTGGCTTCCGACAAATTGCCGGTAAAAACCGCCTTTGTTTGTAAAACATCATCTTTGTAA